In Paenibacillus sp. G2S3, a single window of DNA contains:
- a CDS encoding metal ABC transporter ATP-binding protein: protein MEIRNLNVDYFGNSALENVNIDIPFGYTIGIIGPNGAGKSTFIKSLLEVIKKRTGTVKVEGRDISEYKRKIAYVPQKNDIDLTFPITVKDTVLTGTYPNLKIFQRPGKKERQSVEECMAMVDISDLANKQISNLSGGQLQRVFIARALAQKANVFFLDEPFVGIDLVSEKIIVKLLKQLREEGKTILIVHHDLHEVEEYFDKVIILNKKLIAFGDVKDTFTADNILNAYGASLGNLVIKGMGGAEND, encoded by the coding sequence ATCGAAATTAGAAACCTGAACGTGGATTACTTCGGTAATTCAGCGCTGGAAAATGTAAATATAGATATTCCCTTTGGATACACCATCGGAATTATCGGGCCAAACGGTGCAGGGAAATCCACATTCATTAAGTCATTGTTAGAGGTAATCAAGAAGAGAACCGGAACGGTGAAGGTAGAGGGAAGAGACATTTCTGAATATAAACGGAAAATTGCATATGTACCGCAAAAAAATGACATTGATCTTACTTTTCCAATCACAGTGAAGGATACAGTGCTAACTGGAACCTACCCAAACTTGAAGATCTTTCAGCGTCCGGGAAAAAAAGAGCGGCAAAGCGTTGAGGAATGTATGGCCATGGTAGATATAAGTGATCTTGCAAATAAACAAATTAGTAATTTGTCTGGGGGGCAGCTTCAAAGGGTTTTTATTGCTAGAGCTCTTGCACAAAAAGCAAATGTATTTTTTTTAGATGAACCTTTTGTTGGCATAGATCTAGTCAGTGAGAAAATCATTGTAAAACTGCTTAAACAGCTTCGTGAAGAAGGGAAAACGATACTGATTGTCCATCATGATTTACATGAAGTCGAAGAATATTTTGACAAAGTAATCATCCTCAATAAAAAGCTTATTGCTTTTGGCGATGTGAAAGATACCTTTACAGCCGACAATATCCTCAACGCTTACGGAGCTTCCTTAGGTAACCTAGTAATCAAAGGAATGGGAGGCGCCGAAAATGATTGA
- a CDS encoding stalk domain-containing protein encodes MTAVSGSNDLIIVQSGSGTISKWSNGELQTVAGQGAEGYIDGKSAKALFNHPTYTAADSKGIIYISDTDNHVIRKIKNGEVYTLAGTGVAGYKDGQPNTAQFNAPGGLAIDSNDNVYVADTLNHVIRKVTPEGLVSTFAGQQGNNGAYLDGAVASAKFNEPVGLVFDETGNLYVADSGNQMIRLIKGSKVETFAGKATTVDPVTGYMAGGFHNGDRLTALFNRPRGLAYANGVLLIADSLNHRIRAIQKDGKVITVAGQGTSGDQVGALDKVMFNQPSGVALASGKLYVTDTLNNKLKVLNLDLQALKPLRSEADLLDAVSLLPAGKNMQVWLDGVQVKLNSATLPLQESDKIYLPVRMLFSSWGADIRWDAATKETVINKGKWTLSLKPDASLNVQNIKGTLYVAADYLPNISSFMQVYDEDSHAIVLESGQ; translated from the coding sequence TTGACTGCTGTATCTGGCAGCAATGATCTCATTATCGTACAGTCCGGAAGCGGTACTATCAGCAAGTGGAGTAATGGTGAGCTGCAGACAGTGGCTGGACAAGGTGCAGAAGGGTATATCGATGGGAAGAGTGCAAAGGCCTTGTTTAATCATCCGACGTATACCGCTGCTGACAGTAAAGGCATTATCTATATCAGTGATACCGACAATCATGTTATTCGTAAAATAAAGAATGGAGAAGTGTATACCCTCGCAGGAACGGGAGTAGCTGGCTATAAAGATGGACAACCCAATACCGCGCAGTTTAACGCGCCGGGTGGATTGGCAATAGACAGCAATGACAACGTATATGTAGCCGATACTTTGAATCATGTGATTCGCAAAGTTACACCGGAAGGTCTTGTGAGTACTTTTGCGGGTCAGCAGGGCAATAATGGCGCTTATTTGGATGGCGCAGTAGCTTCGGCCAAGTTCAATGAGCCCGTAGGTCTTGTGTTCGATGAGACCGGTAATCTCTATGTGGCTGATAGTGGGAATCAGATGATCCGATTGATTAAAGGCAGTAAGGTTGAAACTTTTGCAGGCAAAGCAACGACAGTTGATCCAGTGACTGGATATATGGCTGGAGGGTTCCATAATGGAGATCGTCTGACGGCGCTGTTCAATCGTCCTCGTGGACTGGCCTATGCCAATGGAGTGTTACTGATTGCAGATAGTCTGAATCATCGGATTCGAGCCATTCAAAAGGATGGGAAAGTCATAACAGTCGCAGGGCAGGGAACCTCGGGGGATCAGGTTGGAGCATTGGATAAAGTGATGTTTAATCAGCCTTCCGGTGTTGCGCTTGCCTCCGGGAAGTTGTATGTGACGGATACGCTGAATAACAAGCTGAAGGTATTGAATCTCGATTTGCAAGCCCTTAAGCCGCTGCGTAGCGAGGCTGATCTGCTCGATGCAGTCTCGCTGTTACCAGCGGGTAAGAATATGCAAGTATGGCTGGACGGAGTGCAGGTGAAGTTAAATAGTGCCACTCTACCACTTCAGGAGTCCGATAAAATATATTTACCGGTTAGAATGCTATTCAGCTCATGGGGAGCGGACATTCGTTGGGATGCAGCAACCAAAGAGACTGTGATTAACAAAGGGAAGTGGACACTCTCCCTAAAGCCAGACGCAAGCCTTAATGTGCAAAACATAAAGGGTACTTTGTATGTGGCAGCCGATTATCTGCCGAACATTTCATCTTTTATGCAGGTATACGATGAGGACAGTCACGCAATTGTGCTGGAAAGTGGTCAATAA
- a CDS encoding metal ABC transporter permease — protein sequence MIDYFSSLLNIPIYALNAGLSAIILGIVSGVLGSFIVLRKMSLMGDALSHAVLPGVALSYILGINILVGASLFGLLAAILIQFITSRSNIKSDTSIGIILSSFFALGIVLITFAKSGLDLTHILFGNILAVPQSELMQSFIIMLVVIAIISLLYKELLISSFDPVVSKAFGLKTGFYHYLLMMLLSVVTVSSLSQVGIVLVIAMLVIPAATSYLWTNKLIHMIILASTIGAVSGIIGVIISFKFNLPTSATIVLVGVSLFAISFIISPKNNFLRKGVKQG from the coding sequence ATGATTGATTATTTCTCATCGTTATTAAACATTCCGATCTATGCGCTAAATGCCGGATTGTCTGCTATCATTCTTGGCATTGTTTCAGGGGTTTTAGGAAGTTTTATTGTACTCAGAAAGATGTCATTAATGGGAGATGCTTTGTCTCATGCTGTATTACCAGGTGTAGCGTTATCTTATATTTTAGGGATCAACATTCTAGTAGGAGCTTCATTGTTTGGACTTTTAGCAGCCATCCTCATTCAATTTATTACAAGTCGCAGCAATATCAAAAGTGATACCTCGATCGGAATTATTCTCAGCTCATTTTTCGCTCTAGGAATTGTCTTAATCACTTTCGCCAAGAGCGGGCTTGATCTAACTCATATTTTATTTGGTAACATTTTGGCCGTCCCGCAGTCCGAGTTAATGCAATCATTTATTATCATGCTTGTTGTTATTGCCATCATTTCATTGTTGTATAAAGAGCTGTTAATTAGTTCGTTTGATCCTGTAGTCTCTAAGGCATTTGGTTTAAAAACGGGGTTTTATCATTATTTATTGATGATGCTACTATCCGTAGTTACCGTATCCTCATTATCTCAAGTTGGAATTGTGCTTGTTATTGCAATGCTGGTTATTCCAGCAGCTACATCATATCTTTGGACGAATAAGCTGATCCACATGATTATCCTGGCTTCCACCATCGGCGCTGTATCTGGAATTATAGGTGTGATCATTAGCTTTAAATTCAATTTACCTACAAGTGCCACCATTGTTCTAGTAGGCGTAAGTTTGTTTGCTATATCATTTATTATCTCGCCCAAAAATAATTTTCTAAGAAAAGGGGTTAAACAAGGATGA
- a CDS encoding metal ABC transporter substrate-binding protein, with product MKKTIKMLSLTMFILLFTACSNVSDGEADNDKLKIVATYSIIADMTENIVGEKAEVYSMVPIGTDPHMYDPLPKDTSKVSSADLVFYNGLNLETGKGWFQDLLDVTNKKDVAFAVSDEVTPMYLTEKGKETQEDPHAWLDVQNAIKYVDIITKRIIEKDPDNKEFYLNNQSEYVKKLNELDQYAKEAVEKVPQEKRILVTSEGAFKYFSKAYGFESAFIWEINTDSQGTPEQMKNIINIIDENQVPALYLETSVNPKTMETISNETGVPIHSKIFTDSLAKKGEEGDTYIKMIKWNIDKVVEGLSS from the coding sequence ATGAAAAAAACAATAAAGATGCTCTCTTTGACAATGTTCATCTTACTATTTACCGCATGTTCAAATGTTAGTGACGGAGAAGCAGACAATGACAAGTTGAAGATTGTTGCCACATACTCCATTATCGCGGATATGACCGAAAACATTGTAGGGGAAAAAGCCGAGGTCTATAGCATGGTTCCTATCGGAACAGACCCGCATATGTACGATCCACTACCTAAGGATACAAGTAAAGTATCTAGCGCAGATTTAGTTTTTTATAACGGATTGAACCTGGAAACAGGTAAGGGATGGTTCCAAGACCTTCTTGATGTCACTAATAAAAAGGATGTTGCTTTTGCAGTCTCAGATGAAGTAACTCCAATGTACCTAACAGAAAAAGGCAAAGAAACCCAAGAAGATCCTCATGCCTGGCTCGATGTTCAGAATGCTATTAAATATGTAGATATCATCACTAAACGTATAATCGAAAAAGATCCGGACAACAAAGAATTTTATCTAAATAACCAATCAGAATATGTTAAGAAGCTTAATGAATTGGATCAATATGCAAAAGAAGCGGTAGAAAAAGTCCCACAGGAGAAACGCATTTTGGTTACAAGCGAAGGGGCATTTAAATATTTTTCAAAAGCCTACGGATTTGAATCCGCATTTATCTGGGAAATCAATACCGATAGTCAAGGAACGCCAGAACAAATGAAAAACATCATTAACATCATTGATGAAAATCAAGTGCCGGCTTTATATCTGGAAACGAGCGTTAATCCGAAAACAATGGAGACCATCTCCAATGAAACAGGAGTACCGATACACTCCAAGATTTTCACCGATTCTTTAGCTAAGAAAGGCGAAGAAGGCGACACATACATTAAGATGATTAAATGGAATATTGATAAAGTTGTTGAAGGATTATCGTCATAA
- a CDS encoding MarR family transcriptional regulator: MSDTYWRQLEEADWKFRKVVRRFVKERDKVTVEGISLPGMLILHKIIREGEQRLGDLADELDFTSGAITALSDKLEAGGFTVRRRKEGDRRTVMLDITDKGREMAELNSNIGERCISLLFEGFTEEELAQQSHFYQRIISNLEGFSDTLLKLAKENAEAEASPNLEQKPRAVTKKSNYLSY; encoded by the coding sequence ATGAGCGATACGTATTGGAGACAGCTGGAGGAGGCGGATTGGAAATTCCGCAAGGTCGTCCGCAGATTCGTAAAAGAGCGGGATAAGGTCACTGTGGAAGGGATCTCCTTACCAGGCATGCTGATTCTGCACAAAATCATTCGCGAGGGTGAACAGCGGCTTGGGGACCTAGCGGATGAACTGGACTTTACGTCAGGTGCGATCACCGCTTTGAGCGATAAGCTTGAGGCAGGTGGATTTACTGTACGCAGACGTAAGGAAGGCGACCGCAGGACGGTGATGCTGGACATCACAGACAAAGGCCGGGAGATGGCAGAGCTTAACAGCAACATTGGGGAACGATGTATTTCGCTTCTGTTTGAGGGGTTTACGGAAGAGGAATTGGCGCAGCAAAGTCACTTCTATCAGCGAATCATCAGTAATCTCGAAGGATTCTCAGATACCCTGCTGAAGCTGGCGAAGGAGAATGCTGAGGCTGAGGCCTCGCCAAACCTTGAACAGAAGCCACGAGCAGTCACAAAGAAAAGTAATTATCTTAGCTATTAA